The Buteo buteo chromosome 23, bButBut1.hap1.1, whole genome shotgun sequence genome contains the following window.
tgctgccctcAGCCGCTGCgagccccagcagctccagcccaggCAAGCATCAGGGACTGAGAAAGAGCGAAGAATGCAAAACCCCCCAAGTCCTGGCTCCGTTTTGGGTCTGCAACTCACATTGGGGTCAGAGGGCCTTTAGTGGTGTGGAGCCAGGTGCTATAGCAAGACCATGCTACAAGGCACTGTTGCTCTGATCAGGCAGGGGCAGGAATCAAAGCCGTTTGGCTCCCATGCTGCAGCACTGTTACTTATcactttatttttgctgttcccAGCAGTGTTTCCCTTGCCTCTAACCGTCGTCCTATCACTGGGCTGCTTGGCCCTAGGCGGGTACGGGTGAGTCTTGAGGGCAGAGGGCTTTACATGTGGCACCTGAGCCATAGCTGTATTAGCAGCACCCCCATTTCACTATTTCTAGTGCACAgcccaaaaaacccccagatctCAGCTGGCTTTGTGCTGCACCCCTGCTTTTCTCAGCACCCTTCATCGTTCAGGCCCCTAATGCAGAGCTCGCCTGCCTTGCCTTGCGGCATGTGTGCCCAGGCTGCCCACATCGTGTCCAGGTGCGGGTGGGCATTGACGCCAATGCCAGCGGAACAGTGCGGCAGCCGGGCCGTACCCTGCACCCAGGGGTCAAGAAGAGCAGCAGGTGAAGTTTTCTGAGGGGCACAGTCCCTAGAGAGTGGTTTAAACGATGCCAAATTGTGTGTGCAAGTTGTACTGCTCTTTGCTAGCTCGGTCCTGGGTGTAGCATCATTTTGTGGGGTGCAGCAGCCGTCCCTGCTGTGCCAAGGGGGACACGGGGCAGCACTCGGCCAACAGCCACACTCAGGCAGGGACTGAGCACCTTGAAAAGGGTTTTTCCTCTCTGGCATTTAATTTCTATTTGCTGCATATGCTGGTTGTTGTGGGGCCACCCCTCTGTTAaaccagccccagctctgctctgcgAGGGTGTGATGCCAGTCCTGGCCTTTCTTCACCCTggagctgcccccagccctgcgaGAACCCCCCGGCCATGGCCCCTTGCCTGCAGCCAGCCATGGAGACATGCGGGCACGTCGTCACGGGTGCAGCCGAAACCCCACTCCCTGCCGCAGAGACTTCCCTTCTCCGTGGGAGatgaaaggggaagagaagccGTTTGCGGCCGGGGTGCAGGCGgttcctgctcctgcccagctgcccACAGCGCAGGCAGAGGGGTCAGGCAGCGCCGAGGGTCTGGCACATCCTGGGGGTGCTGGGTACGGCTGAGAGAGAGACCCTGTGCAGCAGGttacaaagggaaaattaaattcCAACTCAAGGCACATGTTAGATCCTGGggagagaagcagagcagaCTGTTTTATGACAGCAGACACAACATTATTTCAGGGCAGaattccacccccaccccccccccccagccaaatTGCTCATTTTAGCagcattttctgctgtgtttttgcAGAGGAAGAACACACCTCACTGGCCAGCCATTCTGGCCGCAACCCCGAGGTGCTTCAGCTGCCAAAAAAATTGCGTGTCCATTTTTGACGGAAACTTTTGAGGAAAGATTTTAACAAGAAGTAGCATGTTGGTGGGTTCATCCAAtagttttttcttaattgaagCAGCAAATGCATCCTGAGTAATTCCATTTCCACCTCTCTGGCTATGAGGAAAAATACACTCAAGTGCCAAAAGCGGTGTTTTGCCTGCACCCCTGTATTTCCTTCCCAAGCAGGGAGTTACACATCAATCCCCTGGCAGGCACTGGGTGCCTCTGTGGGCATCGGCACCCATTTGGATttggggaaacagaggcaggggcagctccagcgctccttcctcctgctcctcggTGTAATGGAGATGGCCAGAATGTGCCAACAAGGAGCGAGCGCCTGCGTGCTCTGGATAGAGCCGCAGCTGGGAAGCAAGTTGCCCTTCGGTCTGTCCTGCCTCTCCGGGAaaggctggggaaaaaaccaaacccaaacccttccgtattttgcagctgcagggcagctgggacTGCAAACACTCGGTGCCACCCCGCTCTCCCGCTGCCGTGGGGAAAACCCCGCAGAAACACCCGTGAAGGCTTTGAGCGGCCCCTGTGCTGGTGCGGGCAGCGTGAGCTGGGACCGAGCTCGGGAGGGGGCGAGCGGCGACCGAAGCCCCAGCGGGCTCAGGCCCCCAGGGAGgcccggccccctccccgctgcgGCGCCGGGGCTcacccggggagggggctgcggggcggggacacagacacccacccacccacgcaGAGAGACACCcacggcccggccccgccgcacTACAACTCCCGGGGAGCCCCGCGCCGCGCGTCAGCGCCCGCgacgggccgggccgggccgggaccGACGGGACGGGGCCGGGCTGCACCGGGCCGGGAaggaccgggccgggccgggccgggaccGACGGGGCCGGGCTGCaccgggacgggacgggaccgGCGGGGCCGGGTTGCACCGGGCCGCACCGGGCCGGGCTCCGCACCGCCGCCATGCAGGtaagccgagccgagccgagccgagccgagccgggggggtcccaggcCGGGTGTGCGCCCCGGGCACGGCCCCGCAGCCTCCTCCGGTGTGGGGCTGGGCGTAAATCTCCCGGCTGGTGCCGTAAATCAGCCCTGAAACCCCGCACCTCCCTGCGGACAAGCGGTGTTTAGCGGCTGCGGTACCGCCATTCGCCCTCCGGCACCGCTTGGCCCCGGCTCCCCGTTCCTTCGCCCCGGGCTTCCCCCCGCGCctcggccggggcgggggcagAGCGCGCCCGCAGCGGTGGCTCCGGCGAGCGGGGCGCAGGGCGGGCGGGCCGGCTGCGCCTCGCACCCCCGTGCCACCGCGTCCTCACCCCAAAGACTGTCCCGTCGCCCGCGGAGGGGCTGTCACGGGCGCGGGCTGACACCGGGCGCTCGCGGGGGGAGCTCGCCTCACGGCACGGGCCTTCAGCCATCACCACCCTGAAGCGGGTCTGCTTCGTGCTCTAAACTCGGGCGTGATGTTTCAGGCTACCAGGTCCCCCCGACTTGCTGGCACAGCATCCCTGTGAGGTCCAGAGGGTGGGTCACGCCGGCTCCAAGGAGCGTCCCGCTGTGGGACACCTCCCTGGGCCACTGCGTCCCCAGGGGGGGCCGCGGCTTGGGCTGGCTGGGACGGTGTCCTGCTTGTCATGCTATTTTCCAAACCAGGAGTCGATGTGCTGCAGGAAGGCAGGCTCATCCCGACGTGCGGGGCTGGGTGTCCCAGTTGAACTGGAGCAGCAGGTCGGGATGCGCCGGGCAGCCTGACGCTGCTCCGTGCAGGCACCGCTGGTTTTTCACTTAACGGCAAAGAGCAACCCCAAAACTGGAGCGGATTAAGCCACTAAACACAGATGAGCAGAGGCAGCACGGGatatttttcagcagctttaTTTGCGTGTGCAAATACCTGTAAGGTgcagaggaggagctgggcGCAGCCTTACCCGGGCGCCTGCTGAATCACTGCTGCGTGGGCAGGTGGGTGAGGACAGCACCGTGTCCCTCCATCCGATATCCCGGGGCCTGTTGCATTGCCCCGGCAGCGTAATTCCCCTCTTGCAAAGAGTGGAATTACCCTCTTGACCATTAGGACTTGCCCTCTTGACCGTCGCACACCACATCTTACCCAGCAAGATGCTGTCTCCAGAGAAATCACACTGTAGCATCACTATAGGAGAGGAGCGAGGGGTCACTGGCCCAAGGAGCATCATTTTGACCTCATGGCCATGCTGGGTACCCAAAGACGTGGCTTCAACCCAGGCTGGGAGACCTGGTGCAGCGAGGGGATCTTCTGCCAGTCACTTCTGCTCCCCTGGCCCTAAAATAGTTACCTCCTCCTTACACGGCACTGCAGACATGTAGGTGAAACCTGCAAAGGAGAAATATCTTCATTTAAAGGCTAATTATCATTAATCTGTTGCCAAAGGAAGCTTAAAAACATGAGCCAATTACATGTGCTAATGTAACGAGCGGCTGAAGGGTGTAATTAGAGCCTGTCTGCGGTGTGGATGCCCGGTTATTGGATGGTATTTCTGGCCAAGGCCGGTCCTGTTGGCCGCATCTGCCTGTGTCAATAACGGCGTGTACATGTGGCCAAAGCCAGGTCGGTGCGGCAGAGGAGAGGACGTGAGCCCCACGAACATTATCTAGAGAGATTCgccaaaggaaggaaaaaaaaaaaattttccattttttgtggTAAAACGAGCAAGCCTTGGCAGCTGCGGTATTGGCTCTGTAGGTGGGTTCGTTACACAAGAGCAATACCTGCTTCTCCTATTTCAGCGTGATAAAGAAGGGCGTTTGATGCCCTTGTAGGTTCCAGCAGCCCCAGGTCAGACAGACGGGCAGTGCTTGGGACAATGCTCCTCTGCCAGGGAGGCATCCCTGGACCAGCCGCCCTGGCATCCATCGTCAGGCGGTCGCGCTTCTGGCTCTGGGTGCCTTGGCCTGTCCTGTCCCAGCGATGCAAGAGAAACCCctgggaggcagaggaaagcGGAGGGtggctgggctctgccagccGGCTTCGCTTCAGGCTGCGGATAGTGTCCACCAGCCTCTGTCTGTCTCCCATGGACCTTCCCTTCTCAAATCCAAGCTAATGAAGTCCTGGGCTCATCTCTCTTTATCGCAGGGGTAAACTCTGGCTTTTTCTCGCCAGCCCAGACACACACAGGACCTGCTGCTAGAGGTGAAAATTGTCCTGCTAGAAGTCAAGGGAAGAGTTAAGCCCAGTCAGCGTGACTGTGATTTTCAGGGCAAGTTCTTCTTCCCGTTTCAGGagtcactgggaaaaaaattgcaccaTTTGGTAAAATCCCAGCTGAGCGTCAGCATCagggctcagccctttggggtGGTGGGTGCATGGACCAGCTGAAGATGCAGGCACCCCAGCCCCCGTCTGCCCCATCACCCCGAGCCAGTTCCTAGCGCTGCCCTTTCCTTGGCCTCTTTTCCAGATGTCCTTCTACTTCTCGGACACGGCAGTGCTGCTCTTTGACTTCTGGAGCGTCCACACGCCCACCGGTaggctgccagccccagcccagccccgagATACCCATCTGTCCGTCTGTCCATCCATCCGCCACCAACTGTGCTCTCCACGCGGGGAAAAGGATGCGGGGCAGAGAAACAAACAGTGGCTTTGCATTTCTGGCAGGGGCAGTGTTAGTgatgggctgggaggggggagagccGGGCCCCTGCCCAGCACTAACGCTGGGGCACATACTGCATGGGGGGGTCGGGGCAGAGCCGTGATGGGCTCCACACACCACTCACCCCCAGAGCTCGGAGGGCACTGCCTGTTTTTTTTGGCTGACCCTCTGCTACTCTGACGAGCAGCGCCGTGCCCTAGTAATGCCCCAGGCAGGGGTCAATCCTCCCAAAccaagagcagcaggcagggaggtgtGGGAAGCATCCCTCCCCCCATGCCTACCAACCCCTCCTGGTCAGTAAGCGATGGCTCagcttcccattttcttttacactctttttttttaaattactgtccCAGCATTGTATTTTAACCTCCACATTTTTGTCGAGTCAATGCaaagatgcttatttttttcagagcaaccCCCTCCAAAAAATACTCCCTAGGAATTTAGGGGGGGCACTGGGCTAAATACACCATTTCCCAATGCTTCACAAAACTGCTGCCTGTTGCTCCAGCCCAACCCCGATCCCAGGAGCCCTCCGTTCCTTCCACCTTATCCCATGGATATGCCCAAGCGCTCTGTGCTgggacccgccaccccccccccatcaccccccttCTCCCGCCGATGTGCGGCAATGGGCAGCGGCAGGGTGTTTCTCGCGCAGGGATGGTGCTCTCGGTGCTGGTGATCCTGTTGCTGTCGATGTTTTACGAAGCCATCAAGATGGGCAAGGCCGTGCTGCTGCGGCGGGcgctgctggctctgccccgCAGCCTCAGCCAGGAGTCACTGGTGGAGCCGGAGGAGGGGGGCACCGGCCCTGCGCAGGGCAGGTACCGCAGGGTCCCCTTTACACCCACCCGGCGGGGGGGGCTCAGGGATGGGCGTATGGCCCCTGAGCCAGCGCAGGAGGGGAGAAAGGCTGTAAAGAGGCAGCTGTGGAGTAATAGGCTGCCAGGAAAGGGGTATGTGTACAGCCTCGGGAGGTGGTCCGGGGGACTTTCCAGCCCCTCCAGGTACTTTGGGAGATGTCCAAGGTGTTTTCCAGCTCTCTTAAATGCTCACGTTCCCCCAGGAGCCACCGTGGGTGCAGGAGCATCCTGGTGGTTTAGGGATGGGCACAAGCAGCGGCTTGGGCACCCCAGCAAGGCTGGCCTGGGCATTCCCTTCCCAGCACAAGCCATTGGAGCCAAGCCCTGCGTTTTTCCTCTTGTATTTAATCCCAGACCGTGCCTGAGGCTGCTCTTACTGCCAGCCTCTTAATAATATTCTCCCTGTTCCTTTGGAGCAGGATTtccctctgcactgctgtttgcagcccccatccctctccccgcTCCCCAAACCTGCTCTGGAATGCTGGCAGCGGGGGAGATGCTGGCTGCCCCGACCCCTCGCTGACAAGGTTTCCCATCTTCTTCCATAGGTGGTTTCGGTACCATGTCGGCCAGACGCTGTTTCACGTGGTGCAGGTGGTGCTGGGCTACATGGTGATGCTGGCCGTCATGTCCTACAACGCCTGGATCTTCCTCGGGGCCATCGCGGGCTCCACGCTGGGCTATTTCATGGTGTACCCCCTGCTCGGTCGGGGCTAGGCAACCCCCCGGGACGGTGAGCGATGTGCTCCGCACCTCCTGCTACTTCGTCTGGAATAGCTGCTGTCACTTCTGCTGGGTCTGTCCTTGTCCCCGTGGTGTGAGGGACACAGCACCCCAGGGACTTGCTGTGGGGACCCTCAGTGCTGGCCCGACTCAGGTGGGCAGgcgctggggaaggggagcccCGTGGCCAGCACTCTGCCACGTTGCCATCGCCACCGTCCTCGGCTGGTGGCTGTCCCCCAGCTCTCAGGGAGCTTTGGCTGGGTGATGATGGCTGCGGGGCGCTGGGCATTTCGTTCCCCCCACGCATACTTTTCGGGGGGCTTCATCCTGGCTGGAATGGGAATGGTCCAGTGacctgctggggaaggggacttgctggggacaggcacccctgccctcctgcccagaGCTGACCTGCACCAAGCCCCTCTTCACACAGTGCCTTCTGGGGATAACGGGGGTCCTGCTGCCCCCCTCCCTACCCCCTACTCCTGCGCAGTGCTTCAGGGATGGGGTCGGACCAGCCCCCGAGCTGTCAGTGTGGCCGTGCCAaggggaagctgctgctgtgggtgcCTCTTGCTGCTTCCTTGGGACgccctttttaataaaatcatcTAAGAAGTCGTTTGTCTCCTGGCTTGTGTTGCTGCTGGGTGGTCTCAGGATGTGACATCCCCCAGTCACAGTGGGCGTGCGgatccccagccccagccctgcccctccAGCACAGCCCCGGGGGGCGGTTCAGGAATAAGGACAGTCTTCTCTGGctttaaataaagcttttccattttattaattattataagcatatttttaaacatttgtatAACTTTCTCAATAAAATATCCTGGAAGAGACAGGTTTTAAGTTCCCAAAGCAAGGCACTTTGGGGGGCCTCCCCGAGTGGGTTAGGCTGGGCACCCCCCTTCAGAGGCAGAAACAGCGGCACCTAAAATACAGGTGAGTGTTGGGGTGCTGGTCCCTGCTCCATGCACGCACACACGTCTCAACGCTCATGAGTCCTGCCAACCCCCACCAGCTCAGGGGCTTTTAGCATCTCTGCACGGGGGCTGGGCCAGTcccgtccccctccccacggcgggcagggctgctggggctgccagcaAACCGCTGCTAAGGCACCAGCTCTTTGCTCGACCGTCACTGCAGTTGCCAAAACCTGCAAAGCCCGAGAGCTGGAGAAATCATCCGTGTATGGTGCTGGGGGAGCTCTGGAGGGCAAGAGCTGGGATCCCTCCACTGCACGGTGAGCCCGAGCCCGGAGGCAGCCCAGTCCTGCCAGGCAAAGCTGGAGGCATCGTGTGAGTGCCACCCTCCCCTCTAAGTTTTTACTCTGAACTTAAATAGCTGCTAGAAGACCCCGGGGTGAGGGTGGCCGGGGGTAGGTGTTGGGCGTTGTGAGCCCAGCCTGGGTGCTGTGAGCCCACACCTGCCCCACTTCTTGCTGCATCGGCAGCAGTTCAAGCCACCCAGCATTGCTGTATCCCTGCCGTGCCCCTGGCTGCCGTCGTGTTTTCCATCGTCCCCCATGGCCCCTGTTCCCACTGGCACTCCTGGAGCCGGCTGGGTGGGATGGTGGTGGGCAGGCTCCCAGGAAACCCCCCGGGTTGGGGCAGGGGATGACCCCCGGAGCAGCCGGGACCATCCCACACACCCATCCGCAGCGGGGCTAGcgccagcccccccagcagccccaggcactTGTGCTGGGGGCAGATAAAGCATCTCTTcagtagaaaagaagaaaataaggcaGAAGAAGGACAGAGCAGAGTGCAGGGGGTGCCCCATGCCAGGCCAGGGGCCTCCCCAGTCCGACCCAGTAGGACCACTTGGCTGTGGCCAGCCCCGTGTAgcagcagggaccccccccggcTAGGCAATAAGGTCTCGGTGTTTCccatcccctccctctcccGCGGTGCCGCTCTCCATCCCCGGCAGCGCAGCGGGTCTTATTCCCCCTACCCCAACCCCCGGGGTCACCGGGGCCAGTCCATGGTGAGGGGGGCCTGGGGCTAGAACTCAGTCTGCACCCCCTCACCGCTCTCTGTCGTGCTCATGGGCTGCGGGGGGCTGCACTCGCCACCCGGGGGGGCCACCTCCTCGCCTGTCTCCTTGTCACTGGGCTGGGGGCAAGCGGTCCCGGCAGACGGTGACGAGGTCTCGGCTCCGGGTGCGGGTGATGCTGGTGTGTCATGGGGCACCTTGGCCTCAGATGGGACGTCGGCTCTGGGTTTGGGTGATGCCGGTGCGGCGTGTTGCACTCTGGACTCTGACAGGACATCAGCTCCGGGCACGGGTGATGCCGGCATGGATGATGCTGGTGCGGCCTGTTGCACCCCGGCCCCCGGTGGGACTTCAGCTCCAGGCGTAGGAGATGCCGGCGTGGCGCGGTGCACCCCGTCCCCCTCACTGGCTGGACTTTGTGGGGGGACATCACCTGGGACAGaccctgccgccgccgccacctccTCGGTGGCACCGCTCTTCCGCGTGGCGTCGGTACCATTCATCAGCCGCTCCTCCGCCTCGACGCCATCCCCGAGGCTCTCCTTCGCCAGCGCCTCCCGGATCTCCTCCACCCCATCCGGGGAGCTCGGCGGTGCCCCAGGGTCTGGCTCCCGTGGCTCCGGGGAGCCGGGCTGCAGCAGTGCCTCGGCGCCCACTTCGTAGGGCAGGACCCCCTCGTCGTCTTGGATCACCGACACCACTTGCTTGGCCCTGCGGCGCTTGTCGGTGTCCGGCTCGGCCTCGGGCTGCCCGCTGTACTCCTCCCCCCAGTCGATGGGGATGCCCTCG
Protein-coding sequences here:
- the SLC31A2 gene encoding protein SLC31A2 produces the protein MQMSFYFSDTAVLLFDFWSVHTPTGMVLSVLVILLLSMFYEAIKMGKAVLLRRALLALPRSLSQESLVEPEEGGTGPAQGRWFRYHVGQTLFHVVQVVLGYMVMLAVMSYNAWIFLGAIAGSTLGYFMVYPLLGRG